One segment of Panicum virgatum strain AP13 chromosome 1K, P.virgatum_v5, whole genome shotgun sequence DNA contains the following:
- the LOC120651702 gene encoding GDSL esterase/lipase At5g37690-like: MGFLMVLRYLVAMKSSSVLATIAMVMISAQALDNANLDGYVPVPPVAIAGQPAAPPPAAASAGQPAAAPPPAIFVFGDGALDVGNNNDLTGGEIGDPDRANHPYYGIDYPGGQASGRFSNGYNIADFIAKDLGFEMSPPAYRSLPDRSPDKMEGFTGVNYASARAGIQDSTFVNTTIPLSTQVENFGETRDRLKALLGGRKPLNMFLSKSLFLIGLGTGMDLIPDSNPFASFFPPKDNKTQVQRLTELLGTTITTMHGMGARKFGIINAGLIGCMPSVQSMYGGLGGDGPCDDDLNRLAAEFNSALGTLLSDLASKLHRFRYSLADFYGFSNATFTNPSASGFANTISACYSGSGKPCSNRAEYWFWDYWYTTEQAAKLAAAAFYSGKRFAMPVNFKRLIAMKG, translated from the exons ATGGGGTTCCTCATGGTGCTTCGGTACTTAGTAGCCATGAAAAGTAGCAGCGTTCTCGCTACCATTGCAATGGTAATGATATCGGCCCAAGCTCTTGACAACGCCAACCTGGACGGGTATGTGCCAGTGCCACCAGTGGCCATTGCTGGGcagcctgccgcgccgccacctgctGCCGCTTCTGCAGGGCAGCctgcggcagcgccgccgccggcgatcttCGTGTTCGGGGATGGGGCGCTGGATGTCGGCAACAACAATGACTTGACTGGTGGGGAGATTGGGGACCCTGACCGCGCCAACCACCCTTACTACGGCATCGACTACCCCGGAGGGCAGGCCTCCGGAAGGTTCAGCAACGGATACAACATTGCCGACTTTATCG CAAAGGACCTGGGATTCGAGATGAGCCCGCCGGCTTACCGGTCGCTTCCGGATCGCAGCCCTGACAAAATGGAGGGTTTCACCGGAGTCAACTATGCGTCTGCCAGAGCCGGGATTCAGGACTCCACC TTCGTAAACACGACCATTCCATTGTCGACGCAAGTGGAAAACTTCGGGGAAACAAGAGACCGGCTCAAGGCCCTGCTCGGCGGCCGCAAGCCTCTGAACATGTTCTTGTCGAAATCCTTGTTCCTGATCGGGCTGGGCACCGGGATGGACCTCATCCCGGACAGCAACCCTTTCGCCTCATTCTTCCCACCAAAGGACAACAAAACCCAGGTGCAGCGCCTCACGGAGTTGTTGGGGACAACCATCACCACGATGCACGGCATGGGCGCAAGGAAGTTCGGGATCATCAACGCTGGGCTCATCGGGTGCATGCCGTCCGTGCAGTCGATGTATGGCGGCCTCGGCGGTGACGGTCCATGCGACGATGACTTGAACAGGCTCGCCGCCGAGTTCAACTCCGCGCTCGGGACACTCCTGTCTGACCTGGCCAGCAAACTCCATCGCTTCCGCTACTCGCTCGCTGACTTCTACGGCTTCTCCAACGCCACCTTCACGAACCCATCAGCCTCCG GATTTGCGAACACCATCAGCGCCTGCTACTCCGGCTCCGGGAAACCATGCTCGAACCGTGCGGAGTACTGGTTCTGGGATTATTGGTACACAACGGAGCAGGCCGCTaagctcgccgctgctgcattTTACAGTGGCAAGAGGTTCGCCATGCCTGTTAACTTCAAGCGATTGATCGCGATGAAAGGATGA